The following are encoded together in the Mesoterricola sediminis genome:
- a CDS encoding M1 family metallopeptidase, with protein sequence MAGTPRQVSGLTWKTGRAELTVKSGVADRVMANGTCVGLYFTGAGSFRYVSTFQPDIKVFRYNGENSSTPMGVLNYKWEEKDGSLGAAMPVEDGLVLGAPESLLNGPAATDADLDKAFQEHAKRFRLDFQVGQLTAPYWHGKEELLAYASRNAPGKAAAVAELRSGKFALIYRLDEAWSKVEALDAIHVEFHNNEEYHHFQPLSFQPLGWKPGVPSDPRYILKDVDLKLTAEPTGMAALTAVETVVPFEAMRVLPLRLNSKLYRFGARLWEASPVRVTSVTDAAGRALAFHHGNNDLLVDLGRTASPDEVITLRVEIQGRLLFNPDNVDCFKFDIEPWFPLPEASGEYYTLRAEVRTPKAWVAVSGGETIKRSEEDGMNVMRVAFNRPVCNYALFIGKFVLTEEVFGKRRINVASYVSAGVQSKQIAKLANAFIDLYGEILAPFPYDEFVIVQDRDLGYGQAPPGMMILSDEAFEGKTDDFAKFFTHGLNQRIAHEVAHQYWGGLLKTPSAEEEWLDEAFAEYMSGEAMKFVRGKGDSAFDGVVGRWKVNAEFAAPLGPIPMANRIHLAKDRRHSALIRFALLYGKGPFLLQRIRERIGDKDFWRFMKSMQINFKDKFVTTDDVRMVLEAVTRQDFKPFFDKYYYGLALPPKGGQ encoded by the coding sequence TTGGCCGGCACCCCCCGGCAGGTGAGCGGCCTCACCTGGAAGACCGGGCGCGCGGAACTCACCGTGAAGTCCGGGGTGGCCGACCGCGTCATGGCCAACGGCACCTGCGTGGGCCTGTACTTCACGGGGGCCGGCTCCTTCCGCTACGTCTCCACCTTCCAGCCCGATATCAAGGTGTTCCGGTACAACGGGGAGAACAGCTCCACGCCCATGGGCGTCCTGAACTACAAGTGGGAGGAGAAGGACGGCAGCCTCGGCGCCGCGATGCCGGTGGAGGATGGCCTCGTCCTGGGGGCGCCCGAGAGCCTGCTCAACGGCCCCGCCGCCACCGACGCCGACCTCGACAAGGCCTTCCAGGAACACGCCAAGCGGTTCCGGCTGGACTTCCAGGTCGGGCAGCTGACGGCCCCCTATTGGCACGGGAAGGAGGAACTGCTGGCCTACGCCTCCCGGAATGCCCCGGGCAAGGCCGCGGCCGTGGCCGAACTCCGGAGCGGCAAGTTCGCGCTCATTTACCGCCTCGACGAGGCCTGGAGCAAGGTGGAGGCCCTCGACGCCATCCACGTGGAGTTCCACAACAACGAGGAATACCACCACTTCCAGCCCCTGTCCTTCCAGCCCCTGGGGTGGAAGCCGGGCGTGCCTTCGGACCCCCGGTACATCCTCAAGGATGTGGACCTGAAGTTGACGGCAGAGCCGACCGGCATGGCCGCCCTGACGGCGGTCGAGACGGTGGTTCCCTTCGAGGCCATGCGGGTGCTGCCCCTGCGCCTCAACAGCAAGCTCTACCGCTTCGGCGCCCGGTTGTGGGAGGCCTCGCCCGTCCGGGTCACCTCGGTCACGGACGCCGCCGGGCGCGCCCTGGCGTTCCACCACGGGAACAATGATCTGCTGGTGGACCTCGGCCGCACCGCTTCCCCCGACGAGGTGATCACCCTGCGGGTCGAGATCCAGGGCCGGCTCCTGTTCAATCCGGACAACGTGGACTGCTTCAAGTTCGACATCGAGCCGTGGTTCCCCCTGCCGGAGGCGTCGGGCGAGTACTACACCCTCCGCGCCGAGGTCCGCACTCCCAAGGCCTGGGTGGCCGTTTCGGGCGGCGAGACCATCAAGCGGTCCGAGGAGGACGGCATGAACGTGATGCGCGTCGCCTTCAACCGGCCCGTGTGCAACTACGCGTTGTTCATTGGCAAGTTCGTGCTGACCGAGGAGGTCTTCGGGAAGCGCCGGATCAACGTGGCCAGCTACGTCTCGGCCGGCGTCCAGTCCAAGCAGATCGCCAAACTCGCCAACGCCTTCATCGACCTCTACGGCGAGATCCTCGCCCCCTTCCCCTACGACGAGTTCGTCATCGTGCAGGACCGGGACCTGGGCTACGGGCAGGCCCCTCCGGGGATGATGATCCTGAGCGACGAGGCCTTCGAGGGCAAGACGGACGACTTCGCCAAGTTCTTCACCCACGGCCTCAACCAGCGCATCGCCCATGAGGTGGCCCACCAGTACTGGGGCGGCCTCCTGAAGACCCCCTCGGCCGAGGAGGAGTGGCTGGACGAGGCCTTCGCGGAGTACATGAGCGGCGAGGCCATGAAGTTCGTCCGGGGCAAGGGCGACTCGGCCTTCGACGGCGTCGTGGGCCGCTGGAAGGTCAACGCGGAATTCGCGGCGCCCCTCGGCCCCATTCCGATGGCCAACCGCATCCACCTGGCGAAGGACAGGCGACATTCCGCGCTCATCCGGTTCGCCCTGCTCTACGGGAAGGGGCCCTTCCTGCTCCAGCGCATCCGCGAGCGGATCGGGGACAAGGACTTCTGGCGCTTCATGAAGTCCATGCAGATCAACTTCAAGGACAAGTTCGTCACCACGGACGACGTGCGGATGGTCCTCGAGGCGGTCACCCGGCAGGACTTCAAGCCCTTCTTCGACAAGTACTACTACGGCCTGGCCCTGCCCCCGAAGGGCGGCCAGTAG
- a CDS encoding NADH:flavin oxidoreductase/NADH oxidase produces the protein MPGLFDPLALKGVTLRNRIAVPPMCQYMADEGRATDWHRVHYGSLARGGAGLVVVEATAVSPEGRITWADLGLWNDAQAAALEPVVAGIRSAGAVAGLQIGHAGRKASANRPWEGDDHIPLGQPNAWETLAPSAAAFGKGLDRVPRAMTLEDIRRVQADTVAAAVRARDLGFQWLQLHMAHGYLAQAFFSPLVNARTDAYGGSAENRARFLLETFRAVREVWPEDRVLNVRLGVVEFHGDDEAMFLESVDLLNRMKDGGLDFVDVSMGFNTPDAQIPWGPGMLLPHARRIREATGLPVGTSWNLSRDAREADALLREGQLDLYTLGRPFLDDPHWPFHAARELGLEDAAARTLPPPYAHWIARYR, from the coding sequence ATGCCCGGACTGTTCGACCCCCTCGCCCTCAAGGGCGTCACCCTGCGCAACCGCATCGCCGTGCCGCCCATGTGCCAGTACATGGCCGACGAGGGCCGGGCCACGGACTGGCACCGCGTCCACTACGGCTCCCTGGCCCGGGGCGGCGCCGGGCTCGTGGTGGTGGAGGCCACCGCCGTCTCCCCCGAAGGCCGCATCACCTGGGCGGACCTGGGCCTGTGGAACGACGCCCAGGCCGCGGCCCTGGAGCCGGTGGTCGCGGGCATCCGGAGCGCGGGCGCGGTGGCGGGCCTCCAGATCGGCCACGCGGGCCGGAAGGCCTCTGCCAACCGGCCGTGGGAGGGTGACGATCACATCCCCCTGGGCCAGCCCAACGCCTGGGAGACCCTGGCGCCGTCGGCCGCGGCCTTCGGCAAGGGCCTCGACCGGGTGCCCCGGGCCATGACCCTGGAGGACATCCGGCGGGTCCAGGCGGACACGGTGGCCGCGGCCGTCCGGGCCCGGGACCTGGGGTTCCAGTGGCTCCAGCTGCACATGGCCCACGGCTACCTGGCCCAGGCGTTCTTCTCGCCCCTGGTCAACGCGCGCACCGACGCCTACGGGGGCAGCGCGGAGAACCGGGCCCGCTTCCTCCTCGAGACCTTCCGGGCCGTCCGGGAAGTGTGGCCGGAGGACCGGGTGCTCAACGTGCGGCTCGGCGTCGTGGAGTTCCACGGCGACGACGAGGCCATGTTCCTGGAATCGGTGGACCTGCTCAACCGCATGAAGGACGGCGGCCTGGACTTCGTGGACGTCTCCATGGGCTTCAACACGCCGGACGCGCAGATCCCCTGGGGCCCCGGCATGCTGCTGCCCCACGCGCGCCGGATCCGGGAGGCCACGGGCCTCCCGGTGGGCACCAGCTGGAACCTCAGCCGCGACGCCCGGGAGGCCGACGCCCTCCTGCGGGAAGGCCAGCTCGACCTCTACACCCTGGGCCGCCCCTTCCTGGACGATCCCCACTGGCCGTTCCACGCGGCCCGGGAGCTGGGCCTCGAGGACGCCGCCGCCCGGACCCTGCCCCCGCCCTACGCGCACTGGATCGCGCGGTACCGGTGA
- a CDS encoding histidine kinase N-terminal 7TM domain-containing diguanylate cyclase — protein MRTPDLLAATLAASSALSFFLAGFGLSRRGSRGAVEFSGFMGASAIYALGYALELGCADLPGMLGALRFQYLGIPFICYCWLLFALRFTGLERPFRILRPVLAAPAVAAVLLFWTNDLHGWFYVRSWVRTDAPFPLIGVVHGPAYWIHVGIAQVELMAGIAVLLAYARGARHRHRSQALTAAFASAFPMVVFLAYLAGATPWHLDISPLGTVCSGLLFSWAIFRLGILELVPAARELAIDSLRDGFLVLDRKGVVADANAAARHLLAGVTVREGLPIADPGGNAPWLPGVIALARGERRGPGSERLEIRAVQPGGDARHLALEALPLRDPRGRLTGSVVVIRDVTELTVLMDRLTEMAVTDELTGLFNRRRFQELGSREAGLAQRTCRPLAVALLDVDHFKLVNDHYGHDAGDAALKEVARRLSRALRAGDVLCRYGGEEFALLLPDTGPAGAALAFERFRLAVRGAPVIWGDTAIPVTLSLGYHAAVPAQGEGLETFLTRADEALYRAKSLGRDRCEAWTEGPPAPLAR, from the coding sequence TTGAGGACCCCCGACCTGCTCGCGGCCACCCTGGCGGCCTCGTCGGCCCTGTCCTTCTTCCTGGCGGGCTTCGGCCTGTCCCGGCGGGGGAGCCGGGGAGCCGTGGAGTTCTCGGGGTTCATGGGCGCCTCGGCGATCTACGCCCTGGGCTATGCCCTGGAACTGGGGTGCGCGGACCTGCCGGGCATGCTGGGCGCCCTCCGCTTCCAGTACCTGGGCATCCCCTTCATCTGCTACTGCTGGCTGCTCTTCGCGCTGAGGTTCACCGGCCTGGAGCGGCCCTTCCGCATCCTGCGCCCGGTCCTGGCCGCCCCCGCGGTCGCGGCGGTCCTCCTCTTCTGGACCAACGACCTGCACGGGTGGTTCTACGTCCGTTCCTGGGTCCGCACAGACGCCCCCTTCCCCCTCATCGGCGTGGTTCACGGGCCGGCGTACTGGATCCATGTGGGGATCGCCCAGGTCGAGCTCATGGCCGGCATCGCCGTCCTGCTCGCCTACGCCCGGGGCGCCCGGCACCGCCACCGGAGCCAGGCCCTGACGGCGGCCTTCGCCTCGGCCTTTCCCATGGTCGTTTTCCTCGCCTACCTGGCGGGGGCGACGCCCTGGCACCTGGACATCTCCCCCCTCGGAACCGTCTGCTCGGGGCTCCTGTTCTCCTGGGCCATCTTCCGGCTGGGCATCCTCGAGCTCGTCCCGGCGGCCCGGGAACTGGCCATCGACTCGCTGCGGGACGGATTCCTCGTCCTGGACCGGAAGGGCGTCGTCGCCGACGCCAACGCCGCCGCCCGCCACCTCCTGGCGGGGGTGACCGTCCGCGAGGGCCTGCCCATCGCCGACCCCGGCGGCAACGCGCCCTGGCTTCCCGGGGTCATCGCCCTCGCCCGCGGCGAACGCCGGGGACCGGGGTCCGAGCGGCTGGAGATCCGCGCGGTCCAGCCGGGCGGAGACGCGCGGCACCTGGCGCTGGAGGCCCTGCCCCTCCGGGACCCGCGCGGCCGGCTCACGGGCTCGGTGGTGGTCATCCGGGACGTCACCGAACTGACCGTCCTCATGGACCGCCTCACCGAGATGGCCGTCACCGACGAGCTCACGGGGCTCTTCAACCGCCGGCGCTTCCAGGAGCTGGGCTCGCGCGAGGCCGGCCTGGCCCAGCGCACCTGCCGGCCCCTGGCCGTCGCCCTCCTGGACGTGGACCACTTCAAGCTCGTCAATGACCACTACGGCCACGACGCCGGGGACGCCGCCCTGAAGGAGGTGGCCCGCCGCCTGTCCCGCGCCCTCCGGGCCGGGGATGTGCTCTGCCGCTACGGCGGCGAGGAGTTCGCCCTGCTCCTGCCCGACACCGGCCCCGCCGGCGCGGCCCTCGCCTTCGAGCGGTTCCGCCTCGCGGTGCGCGGCGCGCCGGTGATCTGGGGCGACACCGCCATCCCCGTCACCCTGAGCCTGGGCTACCACGCCGCCGTCCCCGCCCAGGGCGAGGGCCTCGAGACCTTCCTCACCCGCGCCGACGAGGCCCTCTACCGGGCCAAGTCCCTCGGACGGGACCGCTGCGAGGCGTGGACCGAGGGTCCCCCCGCGCCCCTGGCCCGCTGA
- a CDS encoding hybrid sensor histidine kinase/response regulator, with product MKILVIEDSQPDFLLTARNLRQHGIQADLHRVDDPAGLEAALDAGPWDAVISDYNVPSLDFGRTLATLRTRLPQVPVILLSGSIGEETALDLLRQGLTDFVLKDRPTRLAGALLQALEGFRQAREARTLAAALSESEDRFSTLFNLSPLGMGLSDWASGRLVEANAALLAIFGNRREELIGRTSLEAGHFVDPGDRASLGALLEARGRVSNWSCRARRADGSEFDLLVSAALVKLGGRDYMLGILSDVTPMKEAERALQASEQRYRSLFEHLEEGFAHCRLILEDGEPRDYLFLATNPAYHRITGLGRIAGRRASEVLPTLLADNPELLPFYAGVVRTGVLGKLETYVPALARWFGITAYRQAEDEFITMVENITDRKVAELKLRSSRARFQKVFQVSPVAIVLSRARDGVILEANPAFIRLFALEPEAVVGRTSTELGLWPDPGARERIMEALLREGRFRAEDHELRTPGGAPVHVTWTTDLVDMDGERVLLTLLQDRTEQVRSEAERRRLEAEVAHAQKLESLGALAGGISHDMNNVLAAIMAVGSALQARHGEDPELGRGLDMLLRAAERGRDLVKGLRDFVRKDVAESRALDLNVLVRQEADLLSRTTLQRVRVEALLAEGLPGVMGDASSISNALMNLCVNALDAMPGGGRLELGTRLAPDGFVEVTVRDSGQGMAPEVLQRAMEPFFTTKPAGKGTGLGLSQVFGVMKAHDGRVAIASTPGEGTCVILAFPPIRAEAPASAQAPEAGTGPGRLLDIVLVDDDEFVRNSVAGMLRMLGHRVRSFTGGLEALRRLGEGAPPDAIILDLSMPEMDGEATLARLRLLLPEVPVLLSSGYLDERAERILARFPKVALLVKPFTALELKACLGQLG from the coding sequence ATGAAGATCCTGGTCATCGAGGATTCCCAGCCCGACTTCCTGCTGACGGCCCGCAACCTCCGCCAGCACGGGATCCAGGCCGACCTGCACCGGGTGGACGATCCCGCCGGGCTGGAGGCGGCCCTGGACGCCGGGCCCTGGGACGCGGTGATCTCGGACTACAACGTCCCGTCCCTGGACTTCGGCCGGACCCTGGCCACGCTCCGCACCCGCCTCCCCCAGGTCCCCGTCATCCTCCTCTCCGGGAGCATCGGGGAGGAGACCGCCCTGGACCTGCTCCGCCAGGGCCTGACCGACTTCGTCCTCAAGGACCGCCCCACCCGCCTCGCCGGCGCCCTCCTGCAGGCGCTGGAGGGGTTCCGCCAAGCGCGGGAGGCGCGCACCCTCGCCGCGGCCCTCAGCGAGAGCGAGGACCGCTTCAGCACCCTCTTCAACCTGAGCCCCCTGGGCATGGGCCTCAGCGACTGGGCCTCGGGCCGGCTCGTGGAGGCCAACGCGGCCCTCCTCGCCATCTTCGGGAACCGGCGGGAGGAGCTCATCGGGCGGACCTCCCTCGAGGCCGGGCACTTCGTCGACCCCGGGGACCGGGCGTCCCTGGGGGCCCTCCTCGAGGCCCGGGGCCGCGTCAGCAACTGGTCCTGCCGGGCCCGGCGCGCGGACGGCTCGGAGTTCGACCTGCTCGTCTCCGCCGCCCTGGTCAAGCTGGGCGGCCGCGACTACATGCTGGGCATCCTCTCGGACGTCACGCCCATGAAGGAGGCGGAGCGGGCCCTCCAGGCCAGCGAGCAGCGCTACCGCAGCCTGTTCGAGCACCTGGAGGAGGGCTTCGCCCACTGCCGCCTCATCCTGGAGGACGGGGAGCCCCGGGACTACCTGTTCCTGGCCACCAACCCCGCCTACCACCGCATCACCGGCCTCGGGCGGATCGCCGGGCGCCGGGCCTCGGAGGTGCTCCCCACCCTCCTCGCCGACAACCCCGAGCTCCTGCCCTTCTATGCGGGCGTGGTCCGCACCGGCGTGCTGGGCAAGCTGGAGACCTACGTGCCGGCCCTGGCCCGCTGGTTCGGAATCACCGCCTACCGGCAGGCGGAAGACGAGTTCATCACCATGGTCGAGAACATCACCGACCGCAAGGTGGCCGAGCTCAAACTCCGTTCCAGCCGGGCCCGCTTCCAGAAGGTCTTCCAGGTGAGCCCCGTGGCCATCGTGCTGAGCCGGGCCCGGGACGGCGTCATCCTGGAGGCCAATCCGGCCTTCATCCGGCTCTTCGCCCTGGAGCCCGAGGCGGTGGTGGGCCGCACCAGCACGGAACTGGGCCTCTGGCCCGACCCCGGCGCGCGGGAGCGCATCATGGAGGCCCTGCTCCGCGAGGGGCGGTTCCGGGCCGAGGACCACGAGCTCCGGACCCCCGGCGGCGCGCCCGTCCACGTCACCTGGACCACGGACCTGGTGGACATGGACGGGGAGCGCGTCCTCCTGACCCTCCTCCAGGACCGGACCGAGCAGGTCCGCTCCGAGGCCGAGCGCCGCCGCCTGGAGGCGGAGGTGGCCCACGCCCAGAAACTCGAGTCCCTGGGCGCCCTGGCCGGGGGCATCTCCCATGACATGAACAACGTGCTGGCGGCGATCATGGCCGTCGGCTCCGCCCTCCAGGCCCGGCACGGGGAGGACCCCGAACTGGGCCGCGGGCTGGACATGCTCCTGCGCGCGGCTGAACGCGGCCGCGACCTGGTGAAGGGCCTGCGGGACTTCGTGCGCAAGGACGTGGCCGAATCCCGGGCCCTGGACCTGAACGTCCTCGTGCGCCAGGAGGCGGACCTCCTGAGCCGGACCACCCTGCAGCGGGTGCGGGTCGAGGCCCTGCTGGCCGAGGGCCTCCCCGGGGTGATGGGCGATGCCAGCTCCATTTCCAACGCGCTCATGAACCTCTGCGTCAACGCCCTGGACGCCATGCCCGGCGGTGGCCGCCTGGAGCTCGGGACCCGGCTGGCGCCGGACGGCTTCGTGGAAGTCACCGTCCGGGACAGCGGCCAGGGCATGGCCCCGGAGGTCCTGCAGCGGGCCATGGAGCCGTTCTTCACCACCAAGCCCGCCGGGAAGGGCACGGGGCTCGGCCTGTCCCAGGTCTTCGGGGTGATGAAGGCCCACGATGGACGCGTGGCCATCGCGAGCACCCCCGGCGAAGGCACCTGCGTCATCCTCGCCTTCCCCCCCATCCGCGCCGAGGCGCCGGCCTCCGCCCAGGCCCCCGAGGCCGGGACCGGTCCCGGGCGGCTCCTGGACATCGTCCTCGTGGACGACGACGAGTTCGTCCGCAACTCCGTCGCCGGCATGCTCCGCATGCTCGGGCACCGGGTGAGGTCCTTCACCGGCGGCCTGGAGGCCCTCCGGCGCCTGGGCGAAGGCGCCCCCCCGGACGCGATCATCCTGGACCTGAGCATGCCCGAGATGGACGGAGAGGCGACCCTGGCCCGCCTCCGCCTCCTGCTCCCCGAAGTGCCCGTCCTCCTTTCCTCCGGGTACCTGGACGAGCGTGCCGAGCGTATCCTCGCGCGGTTCCCGAAGGTGGCCCTCCTGGTCAAGCCCTTCACCGCGCTGGAACTGAAGGCCTGCCTGGGCCAGCTCGGCTAG
- a CDS encoding LysR family transcriptional regulator, translating to MAKPLPHHPPSPSPADRLELWQTFVRIVEAGNLTAAARHLRTTQPTVSRRLQQLEAATGVHLVQRTTHSFRLTREGEACYERVKRLLADWEGFETELSLPAGDPEGTLRVVVPHAFGQEVLVGPLATFLERHARVAVEWILHDEPGHFIAAGIDCALQVGEVQDPNLVAIRLAQVPRIAVAAPALLGAAPPRTPEDLAALPWLALRTYYHREVALVHAATGETRTFRIQPRLSTDNLVALRAAASAGLGACVGSAWIFAEDLARGRLVQPLPAWRGTPLPLSLVYPYAPSYPTRLRRFVETMRDQVPALFEAMNAAPGGA from the coding sequence ATGGCCAAGCCCCTCCCTCACCATCCCCCCTCCCCGTCCCCCGCGGACCGCCTGGAGCTCTGGCAGACCTTCGTGCGCATCGTCGAGGCGGGGAACCTCACCGCCGCCGCCCGCCACCTGCGCACCACCCAGCCCACGGTGAGCCGCCGCCTCCAGCAGCTGGAGGCGGCCACCGGTGTCCACCTGGTCCAGCGCACCACCCACAGCTTCCGCCTCACCCGCGAGGGCGAGGCCTGCTACGAGCGGGTCAAGCGCCTCCTGGCGGACTGGGAGGGCTTCGAGACGGAACTCTCCCTGCCCGCCGGCGACCCCGAGGGCACCCTGCGCGTCGTGGTGCCCCACGCCTTCGGCCAGGAGGTGCTGGTCGGGCCCCTGGCGACCTTCCTGGAGCGCCACGCCCGCGTCGCGGTGGAGTGGATCCTCCATGACGAGCCCGGCCACTTCATCGCCGCGGGCATCGACTGCGCGCTCCAGGTGGGGGAGGTGCAGGATCCCAACCTGGTGGCGATCCGCCTGGCCCAGGTGCCCCGCATCGCCGTGGCGGCCCCCGCCCTCCTGGGAGCGGCCCCGCCCCGGACCCCGGAGGACCTGGCGGCCCTGCCCTGGCTCGCCCTGCGCACCTACTACCACCGGGAGGTGGCCCTGGTCCACGCCGCCACCGGCGAGACCCGCACGTTCCGCATCCAGCCCCGCCTGAGCACGGACAACCTGGTCGCCCTCCGCGCCGCGGCCTCGGCCGGCCTCGGCGCCTGCGTGGGATCGGCGTGGATCTTCGCGGAGGACCTGGCCCGGGGGCGGCTCGTGCAGCCCCTGCCCGCGTGGCGCGGCACCCCCCTGCCCCTCAGCCTCGTCTACCCCTACGCCCCCAGCTACCCCACCCGGCTGCGGCGCTTCGTGGAGACCATGCGGGACCAGGTGCCCGCGCTGTTCGAGGCCATGAACGCGGCCCCGGGCGGCGCCTGA
- a CDS encoding MarR family winged helix-turn-helix transcriptional regulator encodes MAPQPPEGTVLARNWGALSLLHAHVQGHLERVLAEGWGLSAREYDLLDVLSRQHAGPGGHLQMKQVADAVLLSQSATTRLVTRLEERGLLARFFCPTDRRGIYTNVTPEGFAVLERARPAHDAALAEAFAAARREPASRPLVAALEAFWKGRQA; translated from the coding sequence ATGGCCCCACAACCCCCAGAAGGCACGGTCCTGGCCCGGAACTGGGGCGCCCTGTCGCTGCTCCACGCGCACGTCCAGGGCCACCTGGAGCGGGTCCTCGCGGAGGGCTGGGGCCTCTCCGCCCGGGAATACGACCTCCTGGACGTCCTCAGCCGGCAGCACGCGGGTCCCGGCGGCCACCTCCAGATGAAGCAGGTGGCGGACGCGGTCCTCCTGAGCCAGAGCGCGACGACGCGCCTGGTGACCCGGCTCGAGGAGCGGGGCCTCCTGGCGCGCTTCTTCTGTCCCACGGACCGCCGGGGCATCTACACCAACGTCACCCCCGAGGGCTTCGCCGTCCTGGAGCGGGCCCGGCCCGCCCACGACGCGGCGCTGGCGGAGGCCTTCGCCGCCGCGCGGCGCGAGCCCGCCTCCCGGCCCCTGGTCGCGGCCCTCGAGGCCTTCTGGAAGGGCCGCCAGGCCTGA
- a CDS encoding MFS transporter → MAWHPEPLTAPASAAVPVHSQEVLTPGLLGLIGAGAGLSVATLYYNQPLLGLLAESLGAGSQAIGWMPTLTQCGYALGLLFLAPLGDRYDRKRVILAKGAVLIAALLLVASAGSLAQLLAGSLLVGLAATLAQDFVPAAAALAPERTRGQMVGYVMTGLLLGILLSRVVSGVVGARFGWRWTFGGAALSVAGILAAAWRRLPAFRPTTSLAYGDLLLTLAALLRRHPALRRAALAQGLLAVGFSGFWSTLAVYLHGAPFHLGSAAAGAYGLAGAAGALLAPLAGRLADRRGPAWVAGAGAVLTLAAFLPMLAFPWMAPQTRLWVLGVSAVGFDLGVQSTLIAHQTLVYGLEPEARSRLNAVLYVGMFLGMAAGSALASALFQRAGWQGVAGLAVGASVLSLVARRRS, encoded by the coding sequence ATGGCCTGGCACCCCGAACCCCTCACCGCCCCGGCATCGGCCGCCGTCCCCGTTCATTCGCAAGAGGTATTGACCCCGGGCCTCCTGGGCCTCATCGGCGCCGGGGCCGGCCTGTCGGTGGCCACCCTCTACTACAACCAGCCCCTCCTGGGCCTGCTGGCGGAGAGCCTGGGCGCCGGGAGCCAGGCCATCGGCTGGATGCCGACCCTCACCCAGTGCGGGTACGCCCTGGGCCTGCTCTTCCTGGCGCCCCTGGGGGACCGGTACGACCGCAAGCGGGTGATCCTGGCCAAGGGGGCCGTGCTCATCGCGGCCCTCCTGCTGGTGGCCTCGGCGGGCTCGCTGGCCCAGCTCCTGGCGGGGAGCCTCCTGGTGGGGCTGGCCGCGACCCTCGCCCAGGACTTCGTCCCCGCCGCCGCGGCCCTCGCGCCCGAGCGCACCCGGGGCCAGATGGTGGGCTACGTCATGACGGGGCTCCTCCTGGGCATCCTCCTGTCGCGGGTGGTCAGCGGGGTGGTGGGGGCCCGCTTCGGCTGGCGGTGGACCTTCGGCGGGGCCGCCCTCAGCGTCGCCGGGATCCTGGCGGCCGCGTGGCGCCGCCTCCCCGCCTTCCGCCCCACCACGTCCCTCGCTTACGGGGACCTGCTGCTGACCCTGGCCGCGCTCCTGCGCCGCCACCCGGCCCTGCGCCGCGCGGCCCTGGCCCAGGGGCTGCTCGCGGTGGGCTTCAGCGGCTTCTGGTCGACCCTGGCCGTGTACCTCCACGGCGCGCCCTTCCACCTGGGCTCCGCCGCGGCCGGCGCCTACGGGCTCGCGGGCGCGGCGGGGGCCCTCCTGGCACCCCTGGCGGGCCGGCTTGCGGACCGCAGGGGGCCGGCCTGGGTGGCCGGGGCCGGCGCCGTCCTGACCCTGGCGGCCTTCCTGCCCATGCTCGCCTTCCCCTGGATGGCCCCGCAGACCCGGCTCTGGGTGCTCGGCGTGAGCGCGGTGGGCTTCGATCTCGGCGTCCAGTCCACCCTCATCGCCCACCAGACCCTCGTCTACGGCCTGGAGCCCGAGGCCCGCAGCCGCCTCAACGCGGTGCTCTACGTGGGCATGTTCCTGGGCATGGCGGCGGGGTCGGCCCTGGCCTCGGCGCTCTTCCAGCGCGCGGGATGGCAGGGCGTGGCGGGCCTGGCCGTGGGCGCGTCGGTCCTGAGCCTCGTGGCGCGCCGCCGGTCCTGA